In Salvelinus namaycush isolate Seneca chromosome 15, SaNama_1.0, whole genome shotgun sequence, a genomic segment contains:
- the LOC120060033 gene encoding uncharacterized protein C14orf132-like, whose amino-acid sequence MQCDLSFAISWKRGSLTSASSLPISPIPVMTGAFMDSSPNDNYSADHSLFNSSASVHAASAAASAQAQQDDQSSSSDAIWLWIAIIATIGNIVVVGVVYAFTF is encoded by the exons atgcagtgtgacttgagtttcgccatcagTTGGAAGAGAGGCAGCCTCACCTCGGCTTCCTCCCTCCCCATCAGTCCG ATCCCAGTCATGACGGGGGCCTTCATGGACTCCTCACCCAATGACAACTACAGTGCCGACCACTCGCTCTTCAACTCCTCGGCCAGCGTCCACGCCGCCTCTGCGGCCGCCTCAGCCCAGGCCCAGCAGGACGACCAGTCCTCGTCCAGTGATGCCATCTGGCTCTGGATTGCCATCATCGCAACTATCGGCAACATTGTGGTGGTGGGAGTGGTCTACGCATTCACCTTCTGA